The Aspergillus nidulans FGSC A4 chromosome VIII genome contains the following window.
GGTCCTCTCGCATTCCGAATCTTGATGAAGGTGTGGTggaagagaatatcaacagcaAGGACTGGATCATTCGTCGAGCCCTAGGTAGGAGAGTGGATGTGCCTGATATTGAGTATGACAAGTCAGCAGGGACGGAGATGCTGAGTAGGAGATTAAAGGTGTAATTTGCCGCATATAGTCACTCTATAAGTACATACCTTGGGAATTCCATCACTTAATTGTCAGATGCTCGCTCCTGCTCTAGGCCGAACTACATGGGCGGTCCGTTTAACACGTGAGTTGAGAACACCAGGGTTCCTTCACTGCTCCTATCACTATCCTCTTTTCACATTTTCCATCATCTACAGAACAATTCATCTTTCAATAAACTCATCAATGCCTCATTGGCTTGATAAGTGTTACTTCTTCCTTATCTTGCTCTACGCTCCGTTTTTTACGCATCTGTCTCCTACAATGTTTCAGCGCTATCGTTCCTGGGTGTTTCTTCACCTTTGGCCACACTTGGGCAACACATTTAGCTAGAAGTGCGACTCTTGACTTTAAGTGCTACTCGTCCAAGATGGATTACTTGCCCCTTCTGCCCTTCTCTATTCTGTGGTTTCTCTCTCCATTTACGAGGCCAGAGCTCTACCCTCACTTGACGGCAATATGGACATGACATATACTTTCAACGAAGAGGATTTGGCCTCTTCCGTTCCAGGTACTCCAAGGTCGGGGTTAAGAACTCCTCCTACCTCCCCGCTATGGTCTACGGGATCCGCAATCACAACTCCCGGAAGCAGTGGTGAGATATTCGTAGAATACTATATACACTCTAGCTAACACCACATCGTCAGGAACAACCGAATATAGCCACTGGCAGGCAGAAGTCTTTCAGCCTGGCTCACTAACCCAGGCCAAGCGTTACCACAATAATAAAGCATTTCAGGGTAATGACGGCAAGCCGTCGGGGATTGAGGAGAAAAGATATGCGTTCTTTGCGTCGATCAGGGAAACTGTTCTTCCACTTCTAGGCGCTGACCACAGCCCTGAAAGGCTATTCGAGATCGAAGAGTCTTCCCATGCCCAAGTCACAGACTACGTGTTACTGGATTCGCAGCCGACAGGGTAAGTAACCTTCTCCAGTACACATGGCTCAGTCGTGAGTTGATTGATGGTATTTTCAGGATACGGGCAACCTTAAAGTCTTATCAATTGGAGGGACTTTCGAAAATGATATATTGGCGCAACAACGGAATAGGCGGTATACTTGCCGATGATATGGGCCTGGGCAAAACTCTCCAGgccctttctctcttccagtaCGTCAAGGACAATGAAAGAGCAGACAGTAAGTTCCTGGTTGTATGCCCATTGAGTGTTTTGAACACTTGGATGTCCGAGATCTCTAGGTGGACGACTGGGCTCAGGCCAATGGCATACCATGGAGGCagtgaagaaagagaaaaccTGCGCACATGCTTCAGACAACAGGGGGCCGAGCCTTGGAATATTGTTGTAACGACCTATGAGACACTTTGCAGTGATCTCTGGTTCTTTCAGAAGACACTTTGGGCACATGTGGTCCTCGACGAGGGCCACCGCATAAAGAACAGCAGGTCTAAGCGAACGCAGGGAGTTTACAGACTTCGTTCAGAGAATAGGATTGTGCTTACAGGGTAGGCACTAGTCAAGCACACCGCCATTACATGAACTGACATTCCTCCTTCCAGCACACCTATTCAAAACGATCTAACTGAACTGTGGTCTATTTTACATTGGCTGTACCCGGATGTTTTCGTGCCAGCCACGGCCAAGCTTTTCGAAAACGCGTTTTCCTTGACAGACGGAAAGTTTGACAGCATATTTCTCAGCCACATTACCCGCTTCCTAAAAGTTGTAATGCTACGCCGAACCAAATGTGATTCTCAGATCGGGCTGGATTTACCACCGAAGAAAGAGACTGTGTTTTCGGTGCCACTCACCGAGTTGCAACTGGGTTGGTATCGCACGATACTCACAGGTGTGGATGAATCGATTTTGTTGGGTAGCATTGAGCAGGAAAAGTCTCAGTCCAACGTTGTCCCAATGACGGATAGCATCGTCGAGTCGATGACGGCGGCTTGGGAGACGAACAAAGCAACTAATACTAAGAGACGAAGTCACATAACGACCAATACGCTGATGGAGCTGCGTAAAGTAAGCCGTCGGCTCTTATTGATTGAAGGTTATTCTAACCATGTAGTGCTCGATACACCCGTATCTCCTCGCAGACGCTCTTCCCAAGGAGTATAATATCGGTCAGCATATTGTCGATGCCTCATGCAAGTTCATTGTTCTCCAGAAAATGATCCGGCAGTATGTTGGATTAGAGAACAAGaaagtcatcatcttctcggGATTTGACCAAACCCTCGACCTGTGCGAAGACCTCCTGGAAATGGAAAAGGCACAGTTTTCATTCAAGTACGGTCGTTTAGACGGGAGCACATCCTCCGCATGGAGAAATCTTTCGgtttttctcttccagaatgaTCCCCGGTATATGGTGTTCTTGCTTTCGACCCGGGCCGGAGGCGAAGGTCTCAACCTTGTCAGCTCATCCATAGTCATTTTTCTGGATGATGATTGGAACCCTCAGGTAATGCGGCAAGCCGAATCGAGGGTTCATCGCATCGGCCAGACACAGCCCGTACAAATATTCAGGATACACGCCAAGGGAACAGTAGAAGACCAAATGCGCCGGCGTATGGATAAGAAGGCCTACTTAGCAGACAAGGTCATGGGAGAGTTTGGAAACAACATAACCCACCATACGGATCTGGAGGAGACCACTGAGGATGAGATCTGTTTGATACCCAGCAGGCCGATCATCCCTAGGTCTTTTGATGCAAAGGACCTAGTAAACTCGGACTTTCATTCCATAATGTCCTCCTACGCTCTTGATGAAGTCAGCATACAGGGGATGTCTCATGCGGAAAAGAGAGCATGGCTTGCACGTTCGGAACGGGTAAAGACAAACATCTTCAACGGTGTCATGGTGGAAACAAAGTATAGGCGTTTTTCTGTTTATGATGAAACAGtcctcagcatctccaaaGCATCTCGTCGGATCGGAAAGTCTCGTGTCGTCACAGTTGGAGAATGGAAGGTTTCGAAGGAGAGCATGGAAATGGCAACTCCTGTCAGTCCTACCTTTCCGAAGCAAGGGGTTGGGGATAAGGCGTGCAAAATGAACGAAGCTGTAAGTGCCTCCTCGCCAATTCTTGCAAAGGTCAAGTCTAAATGCCTTAGGCATGTTTTTCGTGCCACGGTCAAAAGCCGATCAAATGTGAAACCTGCCCTAGGTCGTTCCACCTCCAATGCCTCGACGCCGAGGATATGGACTATTCCTTTAGAGGTCGAAGGATAATTTGTCCTCATCACTACTGCTGCAGTTGCGGGAAAACAGCCAGCGCTGCCGGAAGACTTCTATTCAGCTGTCTGAAATGCCCTCGTGCCTACTGCGAGAATTGCCTCCACTGGGGTCGTACAAACTTTATTGGGGAAAATCCAGCCGCGGAAGCTCTCGGCTACGTGCCCAAGAATGCATTCTTTATTAAATGCGCTGGCTGCGAGATCTCTGTGTTTACTTCTGTAGAGAAGCATCCTTTCAGGTTGGAGGGTTTGCAACCGGACCTTGACTCGCCGAAACGCGTGAAACGCTGCTAGGAATCTTGGCCGTCCGAGAGATCTTGAAGTTGGTGTACGTCATGAGATATTTCATAGCAGCAATTACGACATACTCTCTTAGTCGCATGTATCTTGACCCAATACCAAGGTTGACCAACGTATATCATCTGCTAGTAGTCCGTCCCAATATACCCGTATACGGCAGCGTATTCTCTAGGCTGATCACCCGAACAACCGAGGTGGCAACCAAGGCAGGGAGGGTATAAAGCACCCACCCCATGCAATGCATCGCATTGCATGATGATTGCATGCAGATTGATTGCAACCCCGAGTAAAAAGCATGTTTTCGACCCCGTCCAGTACCGAAGAATGACAACGTCTGATTTCGCAGCTCAGCCAGATACCCTTGTCCGAGCAGGGGTTCAGTTTAGGCCTGCGCCGCGACTACTCTGTGCTCCgttgatctggaggaggcctAGCGTTCTGTAAGGTATGATGATAGTGGGCTTGGGAGGTCATATCAAGCCGTAGTATTAGTACGACCAACACCCTGTAGCATGATTAAGCGACATAGATTCAGCCATTCAGAACTGTCAGAAGGTTAATGATCCGCTTCCCATCTTCTGACGATCACACTATCATCCATCACTGCGCTTGCATTCGCATTGTCGGCGCATCACATCAAGCCCGATCCCCGAAGTTATTCCGTGCTAATGAATCAGGCAAGATTCCTGTTCCTTCAACATGAAAGCATCCATGGCTTCCAGCATCGGACAAATCGACCTGCTACCAACTACCGACTACCGACTTAGGTGGTATGATATCGAAGGGATATTACACCACAATGGACCGGGTTAATCAACCGCACACTCCGTCCTACTATATTCTACACATAAATTGGGATATATCAGTATGTCACAGGACATGGGCATGAGGGCGTGGAGAACAAACTCCAGGTTTGATACTTGATTCTGCTGCATATACTGCCATTCTATAATATCTTGAAAACAAGGGGAGTGGGGGACCCTGCCATACAAGGGAGCCCTAGATGCTCCTCTAGGGGTGTAGCAGATTCCGAAAATCCGGACACTGCCACCAAGACGCAGCTAAATTACCCGCGGTCAACAGCCACCGACCA
Protein-coding sequences here:
- a CDS encoding putative nucleosome remodeling complex ATPase subunit (Snf2h) (transcript_id=CADANIAT00002546); its protein translation is MIYWRNNGIGGILADDMGLGKTLQALSLFQYVKDNERADSKFLVVCPLSVLNTWMSEISRWTTGLRPMAYHGGSEERENLRTCFRQQGAEPWNIVVTTYETLCSDLWFFQKTLWAHVVLDEGHRIKNSRSKRTQGVYRLRSENRIVLTGTPIQNDLTELWSILHWLYPDVFVPATAKLFENAFSLTDGKFDSIFLSHITRFLKVVMLRRTKCDSQIGLDLPPKKETVFSVPLTELQLGWYRTILTGVDESILLGSIEQEKSQSNVVPMTDSIVESMTAAWETNKATNTKRRSHITTNTLMELRKCSIHPYLLADALPKEYNIGQHIVDASCKFIVLQKMIRQYVGLENKKVIIFSGFDQTLDLCEDLLEMEKAQFSFKYGRLDGSTSSAWRNLSVFLFQNDPRYMVFLLSTRAGGEGLNLVSSSIVIFLDDDWNPQVMRQAESRVHRIGQTQPVQIFRIHAKGTVEDQMRRRMDKKAYLADKVMGEFGNNITHHTDLEETTEDEICLIPSRPIIPRSFDAKDLVNSDFHSIMSSYALDEVSIQGMSHAEKRAWLARSERVKTNIFNGVMVETKYRRFSVYDETVLSISKASRRIGKSRVVTVGEWKVSKESMEMATPVSPTFPKQGVGDKACKMNEAPALPEDFYSAV
- a CDS encoding uncharacterized protein (transcript_id=CADANIAT00002547) — translated: MKASMASSIGQIDLLPTTDYRLRWGVGDPAIQGSPRCSSRGVADSENPDTATKTQLNYPRSTATDHT